Proteins co-encoded in one alpha proteobacterium HIMB5 genomic window:
- a CDS encoding Dihydropteroate synthase (PFAM: Pterin binding enzyme~TIGRFAM: dihydropteroate synthase), with protein sequence MGVLNLTPDSFSDGGKFNNLQLAYKQALNLNKSGADIIDIGGESTRPGSSAISVEEEWKRISKVLNKLKKFNTSLDTRKSSIMEKGIKNKINLINDVSGLEFDKNSIQILKKYKTPFVLQHSQGNPQTMQKNPKYKNVLLDIFDYFETKIKFFRKIGISHNNIILDPGIGFGKNLKHNLSILRNISIFHSLGFPILLGISRKRFIKDISENNDSKERIGGTIGASLFAIMKGVQVLRVHDVNEVKQSIKVFNKLLDN encoded by the coding sequence ATGGGAGTTTTGAATCTTACTCCAGATAGTTTCTCAGATGGAGGAAAATTTAATAATTTACAGTTAGCATACAAGCAAGCTCTAAACCTCAATAAGTCTGGAGCAGATATTATTGATATTGGTGGTGAGTCAACAAGACCGGGCTCATCAGCAATTAGTGTTGAAGAAGAATGGAAAAGAATTTCTAAAGTTTTAAATAAATTAAAAAAATTTAATACTTCATTAGATACAAGAAAATCAAGTATAATGGAAAAAGGTATTAAGAATAAAATTAATTTGATTAACGACGTATCAGGTTTAGAATTTGATAAAAATTCTATTCAAATATTAAAAAAATATAAAACACCTTTTGTTTTACAACATTCCCAAGGCAATCCACAAACAATGCAGAAAAATCCAAAATATAAAAATGTTCTTTTAGATATTTTTGATTACTTTGAAACTAAAATAAAATTCTTCAGAAAAATAGGCATAAGTCATAATAATATTATTTTAGATCCTGGTATTGGTTTTGGAAAAAATTTGAAACATAATTTGTCCATATTAAGGAATATAAGTATTTTTCATTCATTAGGTTTTCCTATATTACTAGGTATCTCTAGAAAGAGATTTATTAAGGATATTTCAGAAAATAATGATAGCAAAGAAAGAATAGGAGGAACTATTGGTGCTAGTTTATTTGCGATCATGAAGGGAGTTCAAGTATTAAGGGTTCATGATGTAAATGAAGTTAAACAAAGTATTAAAGTTTTTAATAAACTTTTAGATAATTAA